The Salmo salar chromosome ssa06, Ssal_v3.1, whole genome shotgun sequence sequence ACTTGTGATCTCTCCGTTCAGAAATGGAGTCACCTTCACACTGTGCTTCCTCCCCTTCTCAAACTCCACATCGTGGTACTGCTTGTCAGTCAGGCCTTTGGCAACTGTGGTAAACAATGCACAGTATGCTCAGTTAATCAAAAGTTGTACATTTCTCATTATATAAAGTCAGAAAGAATGGACTGAAATAACAGTATGATAAATTCATTAGTCTGAGCTTTTTCCCTTTATGAAGAAAacaacattttctgacaggaacttgacttgcgtactattgttttctGTAAAAGTGATGACCACGTTGCCAGAATCGTGCAGCATGTCAGAGTCATCCACCTCCCCCCCTCCATTCTTTCTCTTGGCAAAGTGGATCTCCAGTTTGTCGAGCAAGCGGTCCTCCCCGACCTTCTTGGGCAGGTTGGAAACCAGGATACGGCGGGAACATACCTCGGTGTCCATCTGAGGTAGAGAGACCggtgcacacacagacactggtTCACACAAAGGAATGCAATGACATGCATACAAATGAAATAAACTAACTGGATGTAATCCAAGTTATTCTGCACATGACACTCTTCATAACAGAGCCACAGTTGTTCAGGCCCTTGTATTGCACTCATTACATCATCTTCCTGACACCTAAACACTAGTGGATGGAGATGGGTCTCTGTTGTTGTACCTCTACTTGACAGGGCACCAGCAGCTGTACGAGCTTGGCCTCCAGAGTGATGGCACAATCCTCGCCCAGATCCACCTTATGCTCCCTCAGGCTCAGGATCTTCTGGGCCACTGTGGAGGAAAGGCAGTATAATAACCACCAAAATAAAATAGGTGCTAGACAGAGTGAAGGTTTTGGCCTTACCTTCCTCATCCTCAAAAGTGATCAGTGCAGTGCCCTCCTCCATTGGAAACACTATATGTGGCTTCACATCAAAATTGAGTGTGTTTGCGCCATCACCCGTCACTCCAGTGAACACAACCTTCTTTTCAGGCACTGCAGCAGTAGACACCTAAAACCAAGAGAGACAATCTTCAATAGTCAACTAAATCTCAACACACCTACGACAGTACACAGCCACACCAAGACTAATAATACagctccttagttttggggtGTGGCCCTACATCAGTCTGCTGCTTGAGGTGGTGGGAGCTCTCCTCCTCAAGCTGCAGTTCTTCCTCTGCTCTCTGGATCTCCCTCTTCAGTCTGCTCTCCTCATCATGCAGGGCGGCAATCTTCTTCTGCAGAGAAACATTACTCCTATTAGTCATTCAGGCAGAATCCAAAACCTCTATCAAGACCTCTCTCAACCCTGCAAAAAGCCACTAAGTATAGGATAAGCAAAATATAGCGATATCCTAAGAAAAATGTTAATTCTAGTGTTGTTCTTCGGTTTAGTGGTTTGAGAGAGTAAGTTATACCCTTTCAGAGTCTACATCCCTGGCTTGGTTGTTGTCATCCTCTTCCAGAGATATCCTCAGTTTGACTATGCGCTGTCTGAACTGTTTAGCAAGGTCCTCCTGGTCATCCCTGGCTCTGGACAGGTCCTGCTGCTCCTTCAGCAACTGATTGTGTTGAACCTGAGAACACAGATTCTATGAGGCCCTTGAGCCATAGGCTACACTCACAAACCAACGGGATTAAATATTATACAGTAGACaaagccatatatatatatacacacacacacacatatatatatatatatatacacacacacatatatatatatatatatatatatatatatatatatatatatatatatatatatatatatatatatatatatatatatatacacacacacacacacacacacatatatatatatatatatatatatacatacacacacacacacacacacacacacacacacatatatatatatatatatatatatatatatatatacacacacacacacacacatatatatatatatatatatatatatatatatatatatatatatatatacacacatatatatatacacacatacacgtatAATATTTAATCCCGTtggtatatacacatatatatatatatacacatatacatatacatacatatatatatatatatatacatatatatacacacatatatatatatacacatatatatacacatatatatatatacacatatatatatatatatacacacatatatatatacacatatatatatatatatacacacatacatacatacatacatacatacatacatacatacatacatacatacatacatacatacatacatacacacgtatatatatatacacaattgaagtccaaagtttacatacacttaggttggaatcattaaaactcgtttttcaaccactccacaaatttcttgttaacaaactatagttttggaaagtcggttaggatatctactttgtgcatgacacaggtcatttttctaacaattgtttacagacagattatttcaattataactcactgtatcacaattccagtgggtcagaagtttacaaacactaagttgactgtgcttttaaacagcttggaaaattccagaaaatgatgtcatggctttagaagcttctgataggttaattgacatcatttgaggcaattggagatgtacttgtggatgtatttcaaggcctaccttcaaactcagtgcctctttgcttgacattatgggaaaataaaaataatttttggatgaatgtcctctggtctgaggaaacaaaaatagaactgtttggccataatgaccatcattatgtttggaggaaaaagtgggacgcttgcaagccgaagaacaccatcccaaccgtgaagcacgggggtgctttgttgcaggagggactgatgcacttcacaaaatagatggcatcatgaggcaggaaaattatgtggatatattgaagcaacatctcaagacatcag is a genomic window containing:
- the LOC106606925 gene encoding interferon-induced 35 kDa protein homolog isoform X1 — encoded protein: MTLIWSLWLKWFESAIIRRISNLKLSLPRSCRIEETETERKRKRKRRTITQQLTTDFSLMTDTQGSQNTLSGILNAISKCKVQHNQLLKEQQDLSRARDDQEDLAKQFRQRIVKLRISLEEDDNNQARDVDSERKKIAALHDEESRLKREIQRAEEELQLEEESSHHLKQQTDVSTAAVPEKKVVFTGVTGDGANTLNFDVKPHIVFPMEEGTALITFEDEEVAQKILSLREHKVDLGEDCAITLEAKLVQLLVPCQVEMDTEVCSRRILVSNLPKKVGEDRLLDKLEIHFAKRKNGGGEVDDSDMLHDSGNVVITFTENNIAKGLTDKQYHDVEFEKGRKHSVKVTPFLNGEITSFQTRLSACGRTVLLTGIPAVMEQENLQDLLEIHFQKTSNGGGEVDAFLYNPLGQHTLALFEEDCPTEDQSQ
- the LOC106606925 gene encoding interferon-induced 35 kDa protein homolog isoform X2, which encodes MCDEDFSLMTDTQGSQNTLSGILNAISKCKVQHNQLLKEQQDLSRARDDQEDLAKQFRQRIVKLRISLEEDDNNQARDVDSERKKIAALHDEESRLKREIQRAEEELQLEEESSHHLKQQTDVSTAAVPEKKVVFTGVTGDGANTLNFDVKPHIVFPMEEGTALITFEDEEVAQKILSLREHKVDLGEDCAITLEAKLVQLLVPCQVEMDTEVCSRRILVSNLPKKVGEDRLLDKLEIHFAKRKNGGGEVDDSDMLHDSGNVVITFTENNIAKGLTDKQYHDVEFEKGRKHSVKVTPFLNGEITSFQTRLSACGRTVLLTGIPAVMEQENLQDLLEIHFQKTSNGGGEVDAFLYNPLGQHTLALFEEDCPTEDQSQ
- the LOC106606925 gene encoding interferon-induced 35 kDa protein homolog isoform X3; amino-acid sequence: MTLIWSLWLKWFESAIIRRISNLKLSLPRSCRIEETETERKRKRKRRTITQQLTTDFSLMTDTQGSQNTLSGILNAISKCKVQHNQLLKEQQDLSRARDDQEDLAKQFRQRIVKLRISLEEDDNNQARDVDSERKKIAALHDEESRLKREIQRAEEELQLEEESSHHLKQQTDVSTAAVPEKKVVFTGVTGDGANTLNFDVKPHIVFPMEEGTALITFEDEEVAQKILSLREHKVDLGEDCAITLEAKLVQLLVPCQVEMDTEVCSRRILVSNLPKKVGEDRLLDKLEIHFAKRKNGGGEVDDSDMLHDSGNVVITFTENNIAKGLTDKQYHDVEFEKGRKHSVKVTPFLNGEITSFQTS